The following coding sequences lie in one Filimonas effusa genomic window:
- the porM gene encoding type IX secretion system motor protein PorM/GldM, with protein sequence MSLPAEPRQKMINMMYLVLTALLALNVSSEILNAFKTVNNSLTHANEMVEEKNDAVFKSFEAKMKDEQTRERAALWKPKADAAKKLADETYQYIDALKQQLKVESKLEKGPNGEEIFAEENIDAPTRLFISEPLKKGPELLQKLTDFKNNLLAIDPSLKTEFGNTLPLDLAVPVSKTGEKNQKWEESYFHMTPTIAAITILSKFQNDVRNSEAMVVDYLHKKVGEVVLVYDQFQAIASQSSQYLMPGQELVITGGVGAFSKAALPTVTVDGAVVALNADGVAEYKTTVGGAGAYTKKMRISYKKPDGTEGVLEKDIQYTVGSPTGASVSADKVKVLYIALDNELSVSGGNVGDEKVQVSINNGTLNKTGAGKYIAKPAKPGMATVHVVADGKATDFEFRVKTVPDPIAMVGKEKGGRVLTNAIKAQQGVRAELENFVFDGVQFNVTSYVVYATGAGFTTPMYEQNGGAYFNAASKRIMNKLQAGSTLVIDEIKATGPGGQTRSLQPLVFNCY encoded by the coding sequence ATGTCATTACCAGCGGAACCACGGCAGAAGATGATTAACATGATGTACCTGGTGCTTACTGCACTGCTGGCACTGAACGTATCATCCGAAATCTTAAACGCCTTCAAAACTGTAAATAATAGCCTTACCCACGCAAACGAAATGGTGGAAGAAAAGAATGACGCCGTTTTTAAGTCATTCGAGGCCAAAATGAAAGACGAACAAACCAGGGAACGCGCCGCTCTTTGGAAACCCAAAGCAGATGCCGCCAAAAAACTGGCCGACGAAACTTATCAGTATATCGATGCGCTCAAGCAGCAACTGAAAGTTGAATCAAAACTGGAAAAAGGACCAAATGGCGAAGAGATCTTTGCCGAAGAAAATATCGACGCACCTACGAGGTTGTTTATCAGCGAACCTTTGAAAAAAGGCCCTGAATTACTGCAGAAACTCACCGATTTCAAAAACAACTTGTTGGCTATCGATCCTTCTTTAAAAACTGAATTCGGTAATACCTTACCACTGGATCTTGCTGTTCCTGTATCAAAAACAGGCGAAAAGAACCAGAAATGGGAAGAGTCTTACTTCCATATGACCCCTACCATCGCTGCAATCACTATCCTCAGCAAGTTTCAGAACGACGTAAGGAACAGTGAAGCTATGGTGGTTGATTACCTGCACAAAAAAGTAGGCGAAGTGGTACTGGTTTACGATCAGTTCCAGGCTATCGCCAGCCAGAGCTCACAATACCTGATGCCTGGCCAGGAACTGGTGATCACAGGCGGCGTAGGTGCTTTCAGTAAAGCAGCTTTACCTACTGTAACTGTCGACGGCGCTGTTGTTGCGCTGAATGCCGATGGAGTGGCTGAATATAAAACTACTGTTGGCGGTGCCGGTGCCTATACTAAAAAGATGAGGATCTCCTATAAGAAACCAGATGGTACAGAAGGTGTGCTTGAAAAAGACATTCAATATACCGTTGGTTCTCCTACAGGTGCATCTGTTAGCGCCGACAAGGTAAAAGTGCTTTATATCGCACTTGACAACGAACTCTCCGTAAGCGGTGGTAACGTAGGCGATGAAAAAGTACAGGTAAGCATCAACAACGGTACACTTAACAAAACAGGTGCAGGTAAATATATTGCCAAGCCGGCCAAACCCGGAATGGCAACTGTACACGTGGTGGCCGATGGTAAAGCTACCGACTTCGAATTCCGCGTAAAAACTGTTCCCGATCCTATTGCAATGGTAGGTAAGGAAAAAGGCGGCCGTGTACTTACAAATGCTATCAAAGCACAGCAGGGGGTACGTGCCGAACTCGAAAACTTTGTATTCGACGGTGTGCAATTTAATGTAACCAGCTACGTTGTATATGCTACAGGAGCAGGCTTTACTACTCCTATGTATGAACAAAACGGAGGCGCTTACTTTAATGCCGCATCCAAAAGGATCATGAATAAATTACAGGCGGGTTCTACCCTGGTAATTGATGAAATTAAGGCAACAGGACCTGGCGGACAAACCAGGAGTCTGCAGCCTCTGGTGTTTAACTGTTATTAA
- the porL gene encoding type IX secretion system motor protein PorL/GldL, which produces MASGVSPKVNRAVNVVVCLGAAVVIFGAMAKILHLSWADLALKLGLTTEALIFIVYAFLPPPDTGHAPQPAAKVVEKGNPALKGMEKMLQEADITPANLAKLSAGFQKLGVTVEKMGEISDVVAATGDYTQKTKEATSALASVKDAYIGTANALSSFNGAADSTKSYHDQVQVLTRNLSSLNTIYELELQESNNHLKALNQFYGKLNEASNAMIGSADDALRTQQQLASLAGNLGRLNQVYGNMLTAMQGR; this is translated from the coding sequence ATGGCATCAGGAGTATCCCCTAAAGTAAACAGAGCAGTTAACGTAGTCGTTTGCCTGGGTGCAGCAGTCGTAATTTTCGGCGCAATGGCCAAAATCCTCCACTTATCGTGGGCCGACTTAGCGTTAAAGCTGGGTCTTACTACAGAAGCATTAATCTTCATCGTATATGCATTCTTACCACCTCCCGATACAGGGCATGCTCCTCAACCTGCTGCAAAAGTGGTAGAAAAAGGCAACCCCGCATTAAAAGGCATGGAAAAAATGCTCCAGGAAGCCGATATCACTCCTGCTAACCTCGCCAAACTGAGCGCCGGTTTCCAGAAGTTAGGCGTTACCGTTGAAAAAATGGGCGAAATCAGCGACGTAGTAGCAGCTACAGGCGATTATACGCAGAAAACAAAAGAAGCAACCTCTGCTCTGGCCTCTGTTAAAGACGCCTACATAGGTACCGCTAATGCACTCTCTTCCTTCAACGGTGCAGCCGACAGCACAAAATCTTACCACGATCAGGTACAGGTGCTTACCCGCAACCTGTCTTCTTTAAATACTATTTACGAATTGGAATTGCAGGAAAGCAATAACCACCTGAAAGCCCTCAATCAGTTCTATGGTAAACTGAACGAAGCTTCTAACGCTATGATCGGAAGCGCCGACGACGCACTCCGCACACAGCAGCAACTGGCTTCTCTCGCCGGTAACTTAGGCAGATTGAATCAGGTTTATGGTAACATGCTCACTGCTATGCAGGGCAGATAA
- the porK gene encoding T9SS ring complex lipoprotein PorK/GldK, with protein sequence MRSQLIAISALTIAAALALGGCSKKGKSGVADDGQLHGISPGARGSMGKPLGMVYVPSGTFHMGPSDEDVNFNYTARNKQVSINGFWMDATEITNNEYRQFVWWVRDSLAAVEMGYFKTGQANDTAIDWAKARTIKYADKGTLEKLTKLVLAPDNRLYNKIEIDPEKIVYNVQGFDLKEAAKRENAGKRGKYIYRYDQKVYPDTLVWMRDFSYSYNEPMAKRYFAHPSFGNYPVVGVNWKQAMAFCHWRSFYLNSFLERRKKAVESDFRLPTEAEWEYAARGGRTQSMYPWGNYYPRNKKGCLLANFKPGRGNYPEDGGFYTVRADAYWPNDFGLYNMAGNVAEWTSSYFYEGSYNFQHDMNPDVRYNASETDPPRMKRKVVRGGSWKDVAYYLQTSTRSYEYQDTAKSYIGFRCVIDLPAQLGRR encoded by the coding sequence ATGAGAAGCCAATTGATCGCAATCAGTGCGCTAACTATCGCAGCCGCTCTCGCCTTAGGCGGTTGTAGTAAGAAAGGAAAAAGTGGTGTGGCCGACGATGGTCAGCTCCACGGGATATCGCCAGGAGCCAGGGGTAGCATGGGTAAACCTCTCGGAATGGTATATGTCCCCTCAGGAACTTTCCACATGGGCCCAAGTGATGAAGATGTAAACTTCAACTACACTGCCCGTAACAAACAAGTGTCAATCAATGGCTTCTGGATGGATGCCACTGAAATCACCAACAACGAGTACCGCCAGTTCGTATGGTGGGTACGCGATTCCCTGGCTGCTGTTGAAATGGGCTACTTTAAAACCGGTCAGGCTAACGATACTGCTATCGACTGGGCTAAAGCACGTACCATTAAATATGCCGACAAGGGCACACTCGAAAAATTAACCAAACTGGTGCTCGCTCCCGACAACAGATTGTACAATAAAATTGAGATCGATCCTGAAAAGATCGTCTATAATGTTCAGGGCTTTGACCTGAAAGAAGCCGCTAAACGCGAAAATGCAGGCAAACGCGGTAAATACATCTACCGTTACGATCAAAAGGTATATCCCGATACCCTCGTATGGATGCGCGATTTCTCCTATTCTTATAACGAGCCTATGGCGAAGCGCTATTTCGCCCACCCTTCCTTTGGCAACTACCCTGTAGTAGGTGTTAACTGGAAACAGGCAATGGCTTTCTGTCACTGGCGCTCTTTTTACCTGAACAGCTTCCTGGAACGCAGAAAGAAAGCAGTGGAAAGCGATTTCCGCCTGCCTACAGAAGCAGAATGGGAATATGCTGCAAGAGGTGGACGCACGCAATCTATGTATCCCTGGGGTAACTACTATCCAAGGAATAAAAAAGGTTGCCTGCTCGCCAACTTCAAACCCGGCCGCGGTAACTACCCCGAAGATGGCGGATTCTATACCGTTCGCGCCGATGCCTACTGGCCTAACGACTTTGGCCTGTATAACATGGCGGGTAACGTTGCAGAATGGACTTCTTCCTACTTCTACGAAGGATCTTACAACTTCCAGCACGATATGAACCCCGATGTAAGGTATAACGCCAGCGAAACCGATCCTCCACGTATGAAACGTAAGGTGGTACGCGGTGGTAGCTGGAAAGACGTAGCCTACTACCTCCAGACCAGTACCCGTAGCTACGAGTACCAGGATACGGCTAAGTCTTACATTGGTTTCCGTTGCGTAATTGATTTACCTGCTCAATTGGGTAGGAGATAA
- a CDS encoding thioredoxin domain-containing protein — MPNKLINETSPYLLQHAHNPVHWYPWGEEALQQARALDKPILVSIGYAACHWCHVMERESFENEDTAALMNEYFVNIKIDREERPDLDHIYMDALQAISGAGGWPLNVFLTPDCKPFFGGTYFPPVRAFNRSSWREVIHAVHESFRTKRGEVETQSQNLVAHLQNANRFTGGNAAGVIGTGSLQLMADGILHSADKEWGGFGRAPKFPQTFSIRYLLRHYHYTGNQEAVEQALLSLNKMIQGGIYDQAGGGFARYSTDTEWQAPHFEKMLYDNALLVSALSEAYQLTQDATYREVIEHTLAFVERELMSPAFAFYSALDADSEGVEGKFYTWQYTEIQDILGEEASLFCDLYQVTPEGNWHEGHTNILWMPRSVAAFAAEKQLNEEGLQEKRKEWHRRLMEMRGKRQRPLLDDKVLLGWNALMNTAYCDAFAATGNPHFRELALRNMAFLEQHFRTADGWKHSWKKEARIPAFLDDYAMLIQAYLRLQEVTGDTGFLEKAAALVKWLQLWFLDEESGLFFYTHHNQNDVVIRKKEVYDGATPSGNALMAANLAYLSVVYNKNEWYQQAQQMVGALGQTIVRYPGSFGCWALLIQQLAQGFREIAVVGPEHETLSNEVLQHYIPGKIFQQGKGAGENYPLLAGREGTNGETRIYLCKDYTCQAPFVSVNDLLIAL; from the coding sequence ATGCCCAACAAGCTAATAAACGAAACAAGTCCATACCTGCTGCAGCATGCGCATAACCCTGTTCATTGGTATCCATGGGGCGAAGAGGCGTTGCAGCAGGCGCGCGCGCTAGATAAGCCTATTCTGGTAAGCATTGGTTATGCAGCCTGCCATTGGTGTCACGTAATGGAGCGCGAGAGCTTCGAAAACGAAGACACGGCAGCCCTCATGAACGAGTATTTTGTGAATATCAAGATCGACCGTGAAGAGCGCCCCGATCTGGACCATATATATATGGATGCACTGCAGGCAATCAGCGGCGCAGGCGGCTGGCCGCTGAATGTATTCCTTACACCCGATTGTAAACCTTTTTTCGGAGGTACCTATTTCCCGCCGGTAAGAGCTTTTAACAGGTCAAGCTGGCGCGAAGTGATCCACGCCGTGCATGAAAGTTTCCGCACCAAACGCGGCGAGGTAGAAACCCAGTCGCAAAACCTGGTAGCCCATCTCCAAAATGCAAACCGCTTCACAGGCGGCAACGCAGCAGGTGTTATCGGCACCGGTAGCCTGCAGCTCATGGCCGACGGGATCCTGCACAGCGCCGATAAAGAATGGGGCGGGTTTGGACGGGCGCCCAAATTCCCGCAAACTTTTTCAATTCGTTACCTGCTGCGGCATTACCACTATACAGGAAACCAAGAAGCAGTAGAACAGGCCTTGTTAAGCCTCAATAAAATGATCCAGGGAGGCATTTACGACCAGGCCGGCGGTGGTTTTGCCCGCTATAGTACCGACACCGAATGGCAGGCTCCTCACTTCGAAAAAATGCTCTACGACAATGCCCTGCTGGTTTCCGCCCTATCCGAAGCATATCAGCTTACACAGGATGCTACCTACCGCGAAGTAATAGAACATACGCTGGCATTTGTTGAAAGAGAGCTCATGTCGCCCGCATTTGCGTTTTACAGTGCGCTGGATGCCGACAGCGAAGGGGTCGAAGGGAAATTTTATACATGGCAATACACTGAAATACAGGATATTTTGGGTGAAGAGGCTTCCTTATTTTGCGACCTCTATCAGGTAACTCCGGAAGGTAACTGGCACGAAGGGCATACCAATATATTATGGATGCCGCGATCGGTGGCTGCATTTGCCGCTGAAAAGCAGTTGAATGAAGAAGGGTTACAGGAGAAGAGGAAGGAATGGCATCGCCGGCTGATGGAAATGCGCGGCAAGCGTCAGCGGCCTTTGCTCGATGATAAGGTGTTACTGGGCTGGAATGCCCTGATGAACACAGCTTACTGCGATGCTTTTGCCGCTACCGGCAACCCGCATTTCAGAGAACTGGCGCTGCGGAATATGGCTTTCCTGGAACAGCATTTCAGAACAGCCGACGGATGGAAACATAGCTGGAAGAAGGAAGCGCGGATCCCTGCCTTTCTCGACGACTATGCCATGCTCATCCAGGCATATCTGAGGCTGCAGGAAGTAACAGGCGATACCGGATTCCTGGAAAAAGCGGCAGCACTCGTAAAATGGCTGCAGTTATGGTTCCTGGATGAGGAAAGTGGACTGTTCTTTTATACCCACCACAACCAGAACGATGTGGTGATAAGGAAAAAGGAAGTTTACGATGGGGCTACGCCTTCGGGTAATGCCCTGATGGCGGCAAACCTGGCTTATCTATCGGTCGTATATAATAAAAACGAGTGGTATCAGCAGGCGCAGCAAATGGTAGGAGCATTGGGGCAAACCATTGTCCGCTATCCTGGTTCCTTCGGCTGCTGGGCATTGCTGATACAGCAGCTGGCACAGGGTTTCAGGGAAATAGCAGTGGTAGGGCCCGAACATGAAACCCTTAGTAACGAGGTGTTGCAGCATTATATACCGGGAAAGATCTTTCAACAAGGCAAGGGCGCAGGCGAAAACTACCCTTTGCTGGCTGGCCGTGAAGGAACCAATGGAGAAACCAGGATCTACCTGTGTAAAGATTACACCTGCCAGGCGCCATTCGTTTCGGTTAACGATCTTTTAATAGCGTTGTAA
- a CDS encoding uroporphyrinogen-III synthase, with amino-acid sequence MVKNGVKSLSTKKSASAKRILITQPRPESDKSPYFELARKYNVELFFHPFIRLEGIPAREFRKQKVDIASFTAVIFTSRNAIDHFFRTCEEMKVSIKQDTKYFCITEAVALYLQKFILYRKRKVFYGADGSNKSLFDVINKHKENERFLYVCSENQQDNEIVNWLKTNKCEFQMGFMYRTISNDAKEVLENQVYDIICFFTPSGVKALFENCPNFNSSGVHIGAFGSNTAKAVEEAGLTLEIKAPAPQAPSMVSALDQYLTTMKVPKA; translated from the coding sequence ATGGTAAAAAATGGGGTTAAAAGCTTAAGCACCAAAAAATCAGCAAGTGCCAAAAGAATTCTCATCACCCAGCCCAGGCCTGAAAGCGATAAGTCTCCTTACTTTGAGCTGGCCCGGAAGTATAACGTAGAACTGTTTTTTCATCCTTTTATCCGGTTGGAAGGCATCCCTGCGCGGGAATTTCGCAAACAAAAGGTAGATATTGCCAGTTTTACCGCTGTCATCTTTACCAGTCGTAATGCCATCGACCATTTTTTCCGCACCTGCGAAGAAATGAAGGTCAGCATTAAGCAGGATACCAAGTATTTCTGCATTACCGAAGCTGTAGCACTGTATCTTCAGAAATTCATCCTCTACCGGAAACGCAAAGTTTTCTACGGCGCCGATGGCTCAAACAAAAGCCTGTTCGATGTAATCAACAAACATAAGGAAAACGAACGCTTCCTTTATGTTTGCAGTGAAAATCAGCAGGACAATGAGATCGTAAACTGGCTGAAAACAAACAAATGCGAATTCCAGATGGGATTCATGTACCGCACTATCAGCAACGATGCCAAAGAAGTGCTCGAAAACCAGGTATATGATATCATTTGTTTCTTTACCCCCAGCGGTGTAAAAGCGCTGTTCGAGAACTGTCCCAACTTCAATTCCAGTGGCGTACATATCGGCGCCTTTGGCAGTAATACCGCTAAAGCGGTTGAAGAAGCAGGCCTTACCCTCGAAATAAAAGCACCTGCACCCCAGGCGCCCAGTATGGTTTCGGCACTCGATCAGTACCTTACCACAATGAAAGTACCTAAAGCCTAG
- a CDS encoding DUF4271 domain-containing protein, whose product MACFTLTAQSDTVRKRVIRQVPAQAKPGDTNKPAVRRASVTPPRDTATRATGTRAVAPARAATPGTGNSVPAARSTAPPAAGATVAGRNAAAANTQAIQPAQAQRPGSAGIITDSAGKLRADSMAMLRAARDTVALVTAAKPAPIKKLTWQEDTLFRRALNVKYLPAQEKPAYMITSYWVRESTDYLFYLLAGLVLFLAFIKATFPKYFQQVFKMLFQTSFRQKQTREQLAQNLLPSMFMNLLFVLVVAAFIAVVVTQKKLTTLSFWELMLYSTAGLIALYCLKYLFLRFTGWVFRVKEASETYIFIVFLVNKLLGVILLPMLWLVSFSSGELNVVGLTASLCIAGLLVLYRYILSLAAVRDMLRVSAFHFFIYLCGVEILPIIIIYKVLFNKTGFTI is encoded by the coding sequence TTGGCCTGTTTTACACTTACGGCGCAGTCCGATACGGTACGGAAGCGTGTTATAAGACAGGTGCCTGCACAGGCAAAGCCCGGGGATACCAATAAGCCAGCTGTCCGCAGGGCCTCGGTAACACCACCAAGAGATACTGCTACCCGTGCTACAGGTACACGTGCAGTAGCGCCTGCAAGAGCTGCAACACCGGGAACCGGGAATAGTGTACCGGCAGCGCGCAGCACAGCGCCACCGGCAGCAGGAGCAACAGTTGCAGGCAGAAACGCAGCCGCCGCCAATACACAGGCAATACAACCTGCACAGGCACAAAGGCCGGGCAGCGCCGGTATTATCACGGATAGCGCCGGCAAACTAAGAGCCGATTCTATGGCCATGCTTCGTGCTGCCCGCGATACAGTAGCCCTGGTAACAGCGGCAAAGCCAGCACCCATAAAAAAACTGACCTGGCAGGAAGATACATTGTTCCGCCGGGCGCTTAACGTAAAATACCTGCCTGCTCAAGAAAAGCCGGCCTACATGATCACTTCTTACTGGGTAAGAGAATCTACCGATTACCTTTTTTATCTGCTGGCAGGGCTGGTGCTGTTCCTGGCTTTCATAAAAGCCACTTTCCCTAAATACTTTCAACAGGTATTTAAAATGTTGTTTCAAACATCATTCAGGCAAAAACAAACCAGGGAACAACTGGCGCAAAACCTGCTGCCTTCAATGTTCATGAACCTTTTGTTCGTGCTGGTGGTGGCCGCATTTATAGCCGTAGTTGTAACACAAAAAAAATTAACAACACTTTCTTTCTGGGAATTAATGCTGTATAGCACAGCCGGGCTCATCGCTTTATACTGCCTGAAATACCTGTTCCTGCGCTTTACAGGCTGGGTGTTCCGCGTAAAAGAAGCTTCTGAAACTTATATTTTTATTGTTTTTCTGGTAAATAAGTTGCTGGGAGTTATTTTGTTACCAATGCTTTGGCTGGTAAGCTTTTCGAGCGGAGAGCTAAACGTAGTGGGACTTACAGCTTCTTTGTGCATCGCGGGTTTACTGGTGCTATACCGCTACATTCTCTCACTGGCGGCGGTCCGCGATATGCTGCGCGTCAGTGCATTTCACTTTTTTATTTACCTTTGCGGTGTTGAAATATTACCTATTATAATAATTTATAAGGTTCTATTCAATAAAACAGGCTTTACTATCTAA
- the hemW gene encoding radical SAM family heme chaperone HemW: MIYIHIPFCRKACHYCNFHFSTNLKTMDAVIAAIEWELVLRKDYVQGEINSVYFGGGTPSILPPGTIQRLMDRIRQTFNVVPDAEITLETNPDDITADQLELWKQAGINRLSIGIQSFFEEDLVWMNRAHNALQARQAIELAQQAGFFNITIDLIYGGPTLPDEHWRENVATAVALNIPHLSCYALTVEPQTALDKMIIQHKKEEVDPDKQSRHFELLMLWAAEAGYEHYEISNFAKPGYRSRHNSSYWAGTPYLGVGPGAHSFNGSSRQWNVSNNTLYYKRIGQQQLPFEIEYLTPEQQVNEYIMTSLRTIEGLDTSKLSPAEAERVNQLAEKYIRTNALTRNGSCLVLTNAGRLLADGIAADLFC, from the coding sequence ATGATCTACATCCACATACCGTTTTGCAGGAAAGCCTGTCACTATTGCAACTTTCACTTTTCTACCAATCTGAAAACGATGGATGCCGTTATTGCGGCTATTGAATGGGAACTGGTATTGCGGAAAGACTATGTACAGGGAGAGATCAATTCTGTTTATTTTGGCGGCGGCACACCTTCTATTCTACCGCCGGGTACCATTCAGCGGCTGATGGACCGGATAAGACAGACCTTTAATGTAGTGCCGGATGCTGAAATAACGCTGGAAACCAATCCTGATGATATTACTGCCGATCAACTGGAATTATGGAAACAGGCTGGTATAAACCGGCTAAGCATAGGGATCCAGTCGTTTTTTGAAGAAGACCTGGTGTGGATGAACAGGGCTCATAATGCGCTTCAGGCCAGGCAGGCAATAGAACTGGCGCAGCAGGCAGGATTCTTTAATATTACCATTGACCTTATTTACGGCGGCCCTACGCTTCCGGATGAACATTGGCGCGAGAATGTTGCTACGGCAGTAGCATTGAACATTCCGCATCTTTCGTGTTATGCATTGACTGTGGAGCCACAGACGGCACTGGATAAGATGATCATTCAGCATAAAAAGGAAGAGGTGGACCCGGACAAACAAAGCCGTCATTTTGAGCTGCTGATGTTATGGGCTGCGGAGGCCGGATATGAACACTACGAGATCTCGAACTTTGCAAAGCCAGGGTATCGCAGCCGGCATAACAGCAGCTATTGGGCAGGCACCCCTTACCTGGGGGTAGGCCCGGGTGCTCATTCGTTTAACGGCAGCAGCCGGCAGTGGAATGTTTCGAACAATACACTCTATTATAAGCGTATCGGGCAACAGCAATTGCCTTTTGAAATAGAATACCTGACGCCGGAACAGCAGGTAAATGAGTATATTATGACAAGCCTGCGTACCATTGAAGGGCTTGATACCAGCAAACTATCGCCGGCAGAGGCGGAAAGGGTAAACCAGCTGGCGGAAAAATATATTCGAACCAATGCGCTGACACGCAATGGCAGCTGCCTGGTACTTACCAATGCAGGAAGGCTATTGGCCGATGGTATCGCTGCCGACCTGTTTTGTTAG
- a CDS encoding NAD(P)H-dependent glycerol-3-phosphate dehydrogenase, with product MQFGIIGSGSWATALAKILTDGNHRISWWVRSEENIRYIRQRRHNPHYLHSAYFDNSLLNMSDDIRQVVADSDVVVIAVPSAFIKDVLSGLPADAFKGKKVVSAVKGILPDCNQLLHEYLLDAFALDLSDYCALLGPCHAEEVAAEKLSYLTFSGLDEELTRRIADCFHCEYINTVVNQDVVGVQYAAVLKNIYALGAGIAHGLEYGDNFLSVYIANAAREMGRFLQGSMAHLPGTEATDNLNYSASVYLGDLLVTCYSLYSRNRTFGNMIGKGYSVKAAMLELNMVAEGYNASRCVHQKNIDFGVEMPIAATVYEILWEQLPAGEGFRKIESRLV from the coding sequence ATGCAGTTTGGAATAATAGGAAGCGGAAGCTGGGCTACCGCTCTTGCAAAAATCCTGACAGACGGGAATCATCGTATTAGTTGGTGGGTAAGAAGCGAGGAAAATATCCGGTATATCCGGCAACGCCGCCATAACCCGCATTACCTGCACTCGGCTTATTTCGATAATAGCCTGCTGAACATGTCCGACGACATCAGGCAGGTGGTGGCCGATTCCGACGTAGTGGTCATAGCCGTCCCCTCGGCTTTTATCAAAGACGTATTGTCGGGCCTGCCGGCAGATGCTTTCAAAGGGAAAAAAGTGGTTTCAGCGGTAAAAGGCATTTTGCCCGACTGTAACCAACTGCTTCATGAATATCTCCTCGATGCATTTGCACTCGACCTCAGCGACTATTGCGCCCTGCTGGGCCCCTGTCATGCCGAGGAAGTGGCAGCCGAAAAGTTGTCTTACCTTACCTTCTCAGGCCTCGATGAAGAATTGACCCGCCGGATTGCCGACTGCTTTCATTGCGAATACATCAACACCGTCGTCAACCAGGATGTGGTAGGGGTGCAATATGCAGCAGTGCTGAAAAATATCTACGCCCTGGGTGCCGGTATCGCACACGGGTTGGAATATGGCGATAACTTCCTGAGCGTTTATATCGCCAACGCCGCACGGGAAATGGGACGCTTTTTACAGGGCTCTATGGCCCACCTGCCCGGAACCGAGGCTACAGATAACCTTAATTACTCCGCATCTGTATACCTGGGCGACCTTTTGGTTACCTGTTATTCGCTTTACAGCCGTAACCGCACCTTTGGTAATATGATCGGCAAAGGATATTCGGTGAAGGCGGCCATGCTTGAACTGAATATGGTGGCCGAGGGATATAATGCCAGCCGCTGCGTTCACCAGAAAAATATAGACTTCGGCGTAGAAATGCCTATCGCCGCCACCGTTTACGAGATCTTATGGGAACAACTGCCCGCAGGGGAGGGTTTCCGTAAAATAGAAAGCAGGCTGGTATAG